A genomic region of Caulobacter sp. NIBR2454 contains the following coding sequences:
- a CDS encoding branched-chain amino acid aminotransferase, producing MLNRPTPAFTIQRRADPISDADRAALLVEPGFGKVFTDHMVTIRWSLDKGWHDAKVEPRAAISLDPAAAVLHYSQTIFEGMKAYRAPDGGAVLFRPEENAKRFNRSAKRMAMPELPESLFIEAIDQLVDIDRAWIPDGEGSLYLRPFMFANETFLGVRPSHEYLFMVIASSVGAYFKNKAPAVSVWVSQDFTRAAPGGTGSAKCGGNYAGSLIAQAEAYEHGCDQVVFLDAAERRWIEELGGMNVFFVFEDGSMLTPPTGGTILEGITRDSVITLARERGLTVREEPYSIDQWRADAASGKLRETFACGTAAVLTPIGQVKSANGDFTIGNGGSGAQTESLRQELSDIQRGRAKDTHDWVRKVD from the coding sequence ATGTTGAACCGCCCCACGCCCGCTTTCACCATTCAGCGCCGGGCTGATCCGATCTCGGACGCCGACCGCGCCGCCCTCCTCGTCGAGCCCGGCTTTGGCAAGGTGTTCACCGACCACATGGTGACGATCCGCTGGTCGCTGGACAAAGGCTGGCACGACGCCAAGGTCGAGCCTCGCGCCGCGATCTCGCTCGATCCGGCGGCGGCGGTGCTGCACTACTCGCAGACCATCTTCGAGGGCATGAAGGCCTATCGCGCGCCGGACGGCGGCGCGGTGCTGTTCCGCCCGGAAGAGAACGCCAAGCGGTTCAACCGGTCGGCCAAGCGCATGGCCATGCCGGAGCTTCCGGAAAGCCTGTTCATCGAGGCCATCGACCAGCTGGTCGACATCGACCGCGCCTGGATTCCGGACGGTGAAGGCAGCCTCTATCTTCGCCCTTTCATGTTCGCCAACGAGACGTTCCTGGGGGTGCGTCCGTCGCACGAATACCTGTTCATGGTCATCGCCTCGTCGGTGGGCGCGTACTTCAAGAACAAAGCCCCGGCCGTTTCGGTCTGGGTGTCGCAGGACTTCACCCGCGCCGCGCCTGGCGGCACCGGCTCGGCCAAGTGCGGCGGCAACTACGCCGGCAGCCTGATCGCCCAGGCCGAAGCCTATGAGCATGGTTGCGACCAGGTGGTATTTCTCGACGCGGCGGAGCGCCGCTGGATCGAGGAGCTTGGCGGCATGAACGTCTTCTTCGTGTTCGAGGACGGCAGCATGCTCACCCCGCCCACCGGCGGCACGATCCTGGAAGGCATCACCCGCGACTCGGTGATCACCCTGGCCCGCGAGCGCGGCCTGACCGTGCGCGAGGAGCCCTACTCCATCGACCAGTGGCGCGCGGACGCGGCCAGCGGCAAGCTGCGCGAGACCTTCGCCTGCGGCACGGCGGCGGTGCTAACGCCCATCGGCCAGGTGAAATCGGCGAACGGCGACTTCACCATCGGCAACGGTGGTTCGGGCGCCCAGACCGAAAGCCTGCGCCAGGAGCTCAGCGACATCCAGCGCGGCCGGGCCAAAGACACCCATGACTGGGTGCGCAAGGTCGACTAG
- a CDS encoding copper resistance system multicopper oxidase has translation MRTDLSIGRRGLLRAAAAFAGVGASGLLPAWARAASSDRPAGLSGEDIKLTIGHATVKIDGRTGHAVTTNGTVPGPLIRLREGQNVRIAVTNTLDEDTSIHWHGLLVPFQMDGVPGVSFPGIKPGETFVYEFPIIQSGTYWYHSHSGLQELEGHYGPIIIDPKGDEPAPYDREHVVVLSDYSFLHPHKVLQKLKQQAGVFNQQKQTVAGLLAGKDQSLKERVEWSGMRMDPTDILDVTGSIYSFLINGHGPKDNWTGLFQPGERVRLRFINAASMTVFNVRIPGLKLSVVQADGEAVRPVAVDEFQISPAETYDIIVQPTDDRAYTLVAEAADRSGMARGTLAPRVGMTAAVPPLRQRPVLGMKDMGMDGGAAHAGMDHSGMSMRDPANAPQVKMGPGVQMISPMPMDRTGEPGVGLADVGHRVLVYTDLAALQPNPDPRPPSRTMQIHLTGNMERFMWGFDGKKFSELTKPIAFTQDERVRVTLVNDTMMSHPIHLHGHFFEVVTGNSGHHPRKHTVTVQPGGKVSFDLTADAPGDWAFHCHMLLHMHAGMFNVVTVRPAAGAQG, from the coding sequence ATGCGTACAGACCTGAGCATTGGCCGTCGCGGCCTGCTGCGCGCCGCGGCGGCTTTCGCGGGCGTCGGCGCCTCGGGTCTGCTCCCTGCCTGGGCTCGCGCCGCGTCGTCAGACCGTCCGGCCGGCCTTTCCGGCGAAGACATCAAGCTCACCATTGGCCACGCGACGGTGAAGATCGACGGGCGCACCGGCCATGCCGTAACCACCAACGGCACGGTCCCCGGCCCCCTGATCCGCCTGCGCGAAGGCCAGAACGTCCGCATCGCGGTGACCAACACCCTGGATGAGGACACTTCCATCCACTGGCACGGCCTGCTGGTGCCGTTCCAGATGGACGGCGTGCCGGGCGTCAGCTTCCCCGGGATCAAGCCCGGCGAGACCTTCGTCTACGAATTCCCGATCATCCAGTCGGGCACCTACTGGTACCACAGCCATTCCGGCCTGCAGGAGCTGGAGGGCCACTACGGGCCGATCATCATCGACCCCAAGGGCGACGAGCCGGCACCCTATGACCGCGAGCACGTGGTGGTGTTGTCGGACTACAGCTTCCTGCATCCGCACAAGGTGCTGCAGAAGCTCAAGCAGCAGGCGGGCGTGTTCAATCAGCAGAAGCAGACTGTCGCTGGCCTGCTCGCAGGCAAGGACCAGTCGCTGAAGGAGCGCGTGGAATGGTCCGGCATGCGCATGGACCCCACCGATATCCTTGACGTCACCGGGTCGATCTACAGTTTCCTGATCAACGGCCATGGCCCGAAGGACAACTGGACCGGCCTGTTCCAGCCGGGCGAGCGCGTGCGCCTGCGCTTTATCAACGCCGCCTCCATGACCGTCTTCAACGTCCGTATCCCGGGCCTGAAGCTCAGCGTGGTCCAGGCCGACGGCGAGGCGGTGCGCCCGGTGGCCGTGGACGAATTCCAGATATCTCCCGCCGAGACCTACGACATCATCGTCCAGCCGACCGACGACCGCGCCTATACCCTGGTGGCGGAGGCGGCAGACCGTTCCGGCATGGCGCGCGGCACGCTCGCGCCCCGCGTCGGGATGACCGCCGCCGTGCCGCCTCTGCGCCAGCGTCCGGTGCTAGGCATGAAAGACATGGGCATGGACGGCGGCGCGGCCCACGCCGGCATGGACCACAGCGGCATGTCGATGCGCGATCCCGCCAACGCCCCCCAGGTGAAGATGGGCCCCGGCGTGCAGATGATCTCGCCCATGCCGATGGATCGGACGGGCGAGCCCGGCGTCGGCTTGGCGGACGTCGGTCACAGGGTGCTGGTCTATACCGACCTCGCCGCCCTGCAGCCCAATCCTGATCCCAGGCCGCCGTCGCGGACGATGCAGATTCACCTGACCGGCAACATGGAACGGTTCATGTGGGGCTTCGACGGCAAGAAGTTCAGCGAGCTGACCAAGCCCATCGCCTTCACCCAGGACGAGCGTGTGCGGGTGACTCTGGTCAACGACACCATGATGTCCCACCCGATCCACCTGCACGGGCACTTCTTCGAGGTGGTGACGGGCAATTCCGGCCATCATCCGCGCAAGCATACGGTCACCGTCCAGCCGGGCGGCAAGGTCAGCTTCGACCTGACCGCCGACGCGCCGGGTGACTGGGCCTTCCACTGCCACATGCTGCTGCACATGCATGCCGGGATGTTCAACGTGGTGACGGTCCGGCCGGCGGCGGGAGCCCAGGGATGA
- the gatB gene encoding Asp-tRNA(Asn)/Glu-tRNA(Gln) amidotransferase subunit GatB: MTETFTLKGRTGDWEIVLGLEVHAQVASNSKLFSGAAVGFGAGPNEQVSLVDAAMPGMLPVLNKYCVEQAVRTGLGLKAQINLKSRFDRKNYFYPDLPQGYQISQFQHPIVGEGEVTVDRIDGTSFSVRIERLHLEQDAGKSIHDLDPKATFVDLNRAGTALMEIVSKPDMRSPEDAAAYVKKLRAILVTLGTCDGDMEKGNLRADVNVSVCRPGDYEKFRETGSFSHLGTRCEIKNVNSYRFIQQAINYEARRQIEILEDGGKIDQETRLFDPTKNETRSMRSKEEAHDYRYFPDPDLLPLEIDPAWVKEIEAGLPELPDAKKARLMGDYGLSAYDASVLTSDGDVAAFFEEAAKGRDAKLVANWTLNDLMGRLGKDGLEITASPISAADIGALVALIEDGTISGKIARTVFDHMWAGEGAPAAIVEKHGLVQITDTGPIEAAVDALIAANPDKAAAVKEKPQAIGWFVGQVMKETGGKANPAAVNDILKAKLGL, from the coding sequence ATGACGGAAACCTTCACACTCAAGGGCCGCACCGGCGACTGGGAGATCGTTCTCGGTCTCGAGGTCCACGCCCAGGTGGCGTCCAACTCCAAGCTGTTCAGCGGCGCGGCCGTCGGCTTCGGCGCGGGTCCCAACGAGCAGGTCTCGCTCGTCGACGCCGCCATGCCCGGCATGCTGCCTGTGCTCAACAAGTACTGCGTGGAACAGGCGGTCCGCACGGGCCTGGGCCTGAAGGCGCAGATCAATCTGAAGAGCCGCTTCGACCGCAAGAACTACTTCTATCCCGACCTGCCGCAGGGCTATCAGATCAGCCAGTTCCAGCACCCGATCGTGGGTGAGGGCGAAGTGACCGTCGATCGCATCGACGGCACCAGCTTTTCGGTGCGCATCGAGCGCCTGCACCTGGAGCAGGACGCCGGCAAGTCGATCCACGACCTGGACCCCAAGGCGACCTTCGTCGACCTGAACCGCGCCGGCACGGCCCTGATGGAGATCGTCAGCAAGCCGGACATGCGCTCGCCGGAAGACGCCGCCGCCTACGTCAAGAAGCTGCGCGCGATCCTGGTCACGCTGGGCACCTGCGACGGCGACATGGAGAAGGGCAACCTGCGCGCCGACGTGAACGTCTCGGTCTGCCGTCCCGGCGACTACGAGAAGTTCCGCGAGACCGGCAGCTTCAGCCATCTGGGCACGCGCTGCGAGATCAAGAACGTCAACAGCTACCGCTTCATCCAGCAGGCCATCAACTACGAGGCCCGCCGCCAGATCGAGATCCTGGAGGACGGCGGCAAGATCGACCAGGAGACCCGCCTGTTCGATCCGACCAAGAACGAGACCCGGTCCATGCGCTCGAAAGAAGAGGCGCATGACTATCGGTATTTCCCCGATCCGGACCTGCTGCCGCTGGAAATCGATCCGGCCTGGGTGAAAGAGATCGAAGCCGGCCTGCCCGAACTGCCCGACGCCAAGAAGGCCCGGCTGATGGGCGACTACGGCCTGTCGGCCTATGACGCCTCGGTCCTGACCTCGGACGGCGACGTGGCGGCCTTCTTCGAGGAAGCCGCCAAGGGCCGCGACGCCAAGCTGGTCGCCAACTGGACCCTGAACGACCTGATGGGCCGTCTGGGCAAGGACGGGCTCGAGATCACCGCCTCGCCGATCAGCGCGGCGGACATCGGCGCCCTGGTCGCCCTGATCGAGGACGGCACCATCTCGGGCAAGATCGCCCGGACGGTGTTCGACCACATGTGGGCGGGCGAGGGGGCTCCGGCCGCTATCGTCGAGAAGCACGGCCTGGTTCAGATCACCGACACCGGCCCGATCGAAGCCGCCGTGGACGCCCTGATCGCCGCCAACCCCGACAAGGCCGCGGCCGTGAAGGAAAAGCCCCAGGCCATCGGCTGGTTCGTGGGCCAGGTGATGAAGGAGACCGGCGGCAAGGCCAATCCGGCCGCCGTCAACGACATCCTGAAGGCCAAACTAGGCCTCTAG
- a CDS encoding DUF4861 family protein produces the protein MKTLAVIALTCGAALSTQAVAADAPWYVQGDWSPAQRVAIKLVNDLDVERKNNPVIITRQQLEGILPDLHELSYTVVDPTLPGRPQPSVAHLAVQGGHEIRAETNGRWVHYQFDDLDKDGLWDELFFMTDLKPRETRTVYIYLGHQDRGWNAHGSHAAIGSYMRHQVPFWESENVGWKLWYPTDIDVYGKRTPQLMSRRLYMENLDGYGVGQVDMGLGSDIMDVADSMGGGGVGMFDDPADPNKVSRPRFTPRHGGKTRFNAGSGADTRYAFEVVTNGPARSIIRIKTMNWDTGHGRYALSQEYTAYAGENFTTARVKFDQFDSKTPGAAFGVGIRKRPNEKFLVQKGGTVVSAAPEAIRNPDDRESFQTDLMVAYAGSALVVKDAAKATYVFSPERQGNHLFKLPRTADGKYEYMLAAGWSEGAVLKTQEAFADYVAVKAREYNSPVRFGGAALESKAK, from the coding sequence ATGAAGACCCTCGCCGTCATCGCCCTGACCTGCGGCGCAGCGTTGTCGACTCAGGCGGTCGCCGCCGATGCCCCCTGGTATGTGCAGGGCGACTGGTCGCCCGCGCAACGGGTAGCGATCAAGCTGGTCAACGACCTGGACGTCGAGCGCAAGAACAACCCGGTGATCATCACCCGCCAGCAACTGGAGGGAATCCTGCCGGACCTGCACGAGCTGTCCTACACCGTGGTCGATCCCACCCTGCCCGGCCGCCCGCAGCCGTCGGTGGCGCATCTGGCGGTCCAGGGCGGGCATGAAATCCGGGCCGAGACCAACGGCCGCTGGGTCCACTACCAGTTCGACGACCTGGACAAAGACGGCCTGTGGGACGAGCTGTTCTTCATGACCGACCTGAAGCCCAGGGAGACCCGGACGGTCTACATCTATCTGGGCCACCAGGACCGGGGCTGGAACGCCCACGGCAGCCACGCGGCCATCGGCAGCTACATGCGCCACCAGGTGCCGTTCTGGGAGTCCGAGAACGTCGGCTGGAAGCTGTGGTACCCAACCGACATTGATGTCTATGGCAAGCGCACGCCGCAGCTGATGTCGCGTCGGCTCTATATGGAGAACCTGGACGGCTACGGCGTCGGTCAGGTCGATATGGGACTGGGCTCGGACATCATGGACGTGGCCGATTCCATGGGCGGCGGCGGCGTCGGCATGTTCGACGACCCGGCTGATCCCAACAAGGTCTCCCGTCCCCGCTTCACGCCCCGGCACGGCGGCAAGACCCGCTTCAACGCCGGCTCGGGCGCTGATACGCGCTACGCCTTCGAGGTGGTCACCAACGGCCCGGCGCGCAGCATCATCCGCATTAAGACCATGAACTGGGACACCGGCCACGGCCGCTACGCTCTGTCCCAGGAGTACACCGCCTATGCCGGCGAGAACTTCACCACCGCCCGGGTGAAGTTCGACCAGTTCGATAGCAAAACCCCCGGAGCGGCCTTTGGCGTCGGCATCCGCAAGCGGCCGAACGAGAAGTTCCTAGTGCAGAAGGGCGGGACCGTCGTCTCGGCCGCGCCCGAGGCGATCCGTAATCCGGACGACCGCGAAAGCTTCCAGACCGACCTGATGGTCGCCTATGCGGGCAGCGCCCTGGTGGTGAAGGATGCCGCCAAGGCGACCTATGTCTTCAGCCCCGAGCGCCAGGGCAACCACCTGTTCAAGCTGCCGCGAACCGCCGACGGCAAGTACGAGTACATGCTGGCCGCCGGCTGGAGCGAGGGCGCTGTGCTGAAGACGCAAGAGGCCTTCGCCGACTACGTCGCGGTCAAGGCGCGCGAGTACAACAGCCCGGTGCGCTTCGGCGGCGCGGCGCTGGAAAGCAAGGCCAAGTGA
- the gatC gene encoding Asp-tRNA(Asn)/Glu-tRNA(Gln) amidotransferase subunit GatC, which produces MAIDAATVRKVARLARIAEPEDRIEPLAQELNGIMQWIEQLAEVDTDGVEPMTSVVAQALPLRADIVTDGGDASVVTKNAPKSVDGFFVVPKVVE; this is translated from the coding sequence ATGGCCATTGACGCCGCGACCGTCCGCAAGGTCGCCCGGCTCGCCCGCATCGCCGAACCGGAAGACCGGATCGAGCCGCTCGCCCAGGAGTTGAACGGCATCATGCAGTGGATCGAGCAGTTGGCTGAAGTCGACACCGACGGTGTCGAGCCCATGACCTCTGTGGTGGCCCAGGCCCTGCCGCTGCGCGCCGACATCGTCACCGACGGCGGCGACGCCTCCGTCGTGACCAAGAATGCTCCGAAGTCCGTGGACGGCTTCTTCGTCGTCCCGAAGGTGGTGGAATGA
- a CDS encoding sel1 repeat family protein: MLASMDREMEGGIPLPTAESSGDELFRMGLLYSTGQGGAPLDYVSAHMLFNLAAMRGSMEAKIYRKELSAEMDTDEVAEAQRAAREWLARG, translated from the coding sequence ATGCTGGCAAGCATGGACAGGGAAATGGAAGGCGGAATTCCGCTGCCGACCGCGGAATCCAGCGGGGACGAGCTGTTCCGCATGGGGCTGCTCTACTCGACGGGCCAGGGCGGCGCGCCACTCGACTACGTTTCGGCGCACATGCTGTTCAATCTGGCCGCCATGCGCGGCTCGATGGAAGCCAAGATCTACCGCAAGGAGCTGAGCGCCGAGATGGACACCGACGAGGTGGCCGAGGCTCAGCGCGCCGCGCGCGAGTGGCTGGCGCGGGGCTGA
- a CDS encoding RcnB family protein yields MKKALLIAAAVATTFVASAASAQPYGGGRGPYGDLDRDGRPNYAERGYDRDRDGRPDHRDRFDNRRGGYSPYRYQRGQRFAHYRSHDYRINDYGRYGYARPPRGYGYYRTDSGDVVMAALATGIIASIIASNNNNRYDYR; encoded by the coding sequence ATGAAAAAGGCCCTTCTCATCGCCGCCGCTGTCGCCACGACCTTCGTCGCGAGCGCGGCCTCGGCTCAGCCCTACGGCGGCGGACGTGGTCCTTACGGGGACCTGGATCGTGACGGTCGCCCCAACTACGCCGAGCGTGGCTACGACCGCGACCGTGACGGGCGTCCCGATCACCGCGATCGCTTCGACAATCGCCGTGGCGGCTATTCGCCCTATCGCTATCAACGCGGTCAGCGCTTCGCCCACTATCGGAGCCACGACTATCGGATCAACGACTATGGTCGTTACGGTTACGCCCGTCCGCCCCGGGGTTACGGCTACTACCGCACCGACAGCGGCGACGTGGTGATGGCGGCCCTGGCCACCGGAATCATCGCCTCGATCATCGCCAGCAACAACAACAACCGCTACGACTACCGCTAA
- a CDS encoding glutathione S-transferase N-terminal domain-containing protein, translating into MAGEIELHYWPTPNGWKVSIALEEMGLPYRMVPVNIGKGEQFEPGFQAISPNGRMPAIVDPDGSDGQPISIFESGAILQYLARKSGQFYGANARDQVEIDQWLFWQVGGLGPMAGQTHHFRQYAPAMIRDQRQVAYGAIRYTNETHRLYGVLNKRLADRDFIAGDYSIADMASWPWVVPWKNQGIQIEEFPHLKAWFERVGERAAVQTGFKLGNELRNAALANAGKAGDQARSVLFGQRAR; encoded by the coding sequence ATGGCTGGCGAGATCGAGCTCCACTACTGGCCCACCCCCAATGGCTGGAAGGTCAGCATCGCCCTGGAGGAGATGGGGCTGCCATACCGCATGGTCCCGGTGAACATTGGCAAAGGCGAACAGTTCGAACCCGGCTTCCAGGCCATCAGCCCCAATGGCCGCATGCCCGCCATCGTCGATCCCGACGGCTCTGACGGTCAGCCGATCTCGATCTTCGAGTCTGGCGCCATCCTGCAGTACCTGGCCCGCAAGAGCGGCCAATTCTATGGCGCGAACGCCCGCGACCAGGTCGAGATCGATCAATGGCTGTTCTGGCAGGTCGGCGGCCTGGGCCCCATGGCCGGCCAGACCCATCATTTCCGCCAGTACGCCCCGGCCATGATCCGCGACCAGCGTCAGGTGGCCTACGGCGCCATCCGCTACACCAACGAAACGCATCGCCTGTATGGCGTGCTGAACAAGCGTCTGGCGGATCGTGACTTCATCGCGGGCGACTACTCCATCGCCGACATGGCGTCCTGGCCCTGGGTCGTGCCCTGGAAGAACCAGGGCATCCAGATCGAGGAGTTTCCGCATCTGAAGGCGTGGTTCGAGCGGGTGGGCGAGCGCGCGGCCGTCCAGACCGGCTTCAAGCTGGGCAATGAGCTTCGCAACGCCGCCCTCGCCAACGCCGGCAAAGCCGGTGATCAGGCCCGCAGCGTCCTGTTCGGCCAGCGAGCGCGCTAG
- the gatA gene encoding Asp-tRNA(Asn)/Glu-tRNA(Gln) amidotransferase subunit GatA produces MTALTSLTLKAALDGLKAKQFSAVELTKAHIAAVEAARPLNAFVLETPDLALASAEQSDARLAKGEAGALEGAPLGIKDLFCTKDVRATACSKILGEFKPPYESTVTSNLWRDGALMLGKLNMDEFAMGSSNETSAFGPVTNPWRSSASNKALTPGGSSGGSAASVAADLCLGATATDTGGSIRQPAAFTGTVGIKPTYGRCSRWGVVAFASSLDQAGPIAKTVEDAAILLKSMSGHDPKDSTSLDIEVPDFASFVGKSVKGLRIGVPKEYRVDGMPAEIERLWQDGINWLKEAGCEIVEVSLPHTKYALPAYYIVAPAEASSNLARYDGMRYGLRAEGGNLTEVYENSRAQGFGQEVKRRIMIGTYVLSAGYYDAYYLKAQKVRRRIADDFEQAWEKCDALLTPTAPSAAFGLGENSNDPIAMYLNDVFTVTTNLAGLPSMSVPAGLDVNGLPLGLQIIGRPLDEDTVFSVGGAIEKAAGFTAKAERWW; encoded by the coding sequence ATGACCGCGCTTACCTCCCTGACTCTCAAGGCCGCCCTCGACGGTCTGAAGGCCAAGCAATTCTCGGCCGTCGAGCTGACCAAGGCGCACATCGCCGCCGTCGAGGCCGCGCGTCCCCTGAACGCCTTCGTGCTGGAGACGCCGGATCTGGCGCTCGCCTCGGCTGAACAGTCCGACGCTCGCCTGGCCAAGGGAGAGGCCGGCGCCCTTGAAGGCGCGCCGCTGGGCATCAAGGACCTGTTCTGCACCAAGGACGTGCGGGCCACCGCCTGTTCGAAGATCCTGGGCGAGTTCAAGCCGCCGTACGAGAGCACGGTGACGTCCAACCTGTGGCGCGACGGCGCGCTCATGCTGGGCAAGCTGAACATGGACGAGTTCGCCATGGGCTCGTCCAACGAGACCAGCGCCTTTGGCCCGGTGACCAATCCCTGGCGTTCGTCCGCCTCGAACAAGGCCCTGACCCCTGGCGGTTCGTCGGGTGGTTCGGCCGCCTCGGTGGCCGCCGATCTGTGCCTGGGCGCCACGGCGACCGACACCGGCGGCTCGATCCGTCAGCCGGCCGCCTTCACCGGCACGGTCGGCATCAAGCCGACCTATGGCCGTTGCTCGCGCTGGGGCGTCGTCGCCTTCGCCAGCTCGCTGGATCAGGCCGGCCCGATCGCCAAGACGGTCGAGGACGCCGCCATCCTGCTGAAGTCCATGTCGGGCCATGACCCCAAGGACTCCACCAGCCTCGACATCGAGGTGCCTGACTTCGCCAGCTTTGTCGGCAAGTCGGTCAAGGGCCTGCGCATCGGCGTGCCGAAAGAGTATCGCGTCGACGGCATGCCGGCCGAGATCGAGAGGCTCTGGCAGGACGGCATCAACTGGCTGAAGGAAGCCGGCTGCGAGATCGTCGAGGTCTCGCTGCCGCACACCAAATACGCCCTGCCGGCCTATTACATCGTGGCCCCGGCCGAAGCTTCCTCGAACCTCGCCCGCTATGACGGCATGCGCTACGGCCTGCGGGCCGAGGGCGGCAACCTGACCGAGGTCTACGAGAACAGCCGCGCCCAGGGCTTTGGCCAGGAAGTGAAGCGCCGGATCATGATCGGCACCTATGTGCTGAGCGCCGGCTATTACGACGCCTACTACCTCAAGGCCCAGAAGGTCCGCCGGCGCATCGCCGACGACTTTGAACAGGCCTGGGAAAAGTGCGACGCCCTGCTGACCCCGACGGCTCCGTCGGCGGCCTTCGGCCTGGGCGAGAACAGCAACGATCCGATCGCCATGTACCTGAACGACGTCTTCACGGTGACCACGAATCTGGCCGGCCTGCCGTCCATGAGCGTTCCGGCCGGCCTGGACGTCAACGGACTGCCGCTGGGCCTGCAGATCATCGGCCGTCCTCTGGACGAGGACACGGTGTTCAGCGTCGGCGGCGCGATCGAAAAGGCGGCAGGCTTCACGGCCAAAGCCGAGCGGTGGTGGTAG
- a CDS encoding copper resistance protein B has translation MKHLLLLTAFIAEPVMAQSDPHAGHVMTPAPVAPAEPHAGHSDVGHDAPPWAASDPHAGHDMSEPAQPAPDPHAGHDMGSPPADPHAGHSMPAADPHAAHMIAPPPATEPAPPPPTDFAAERFYDPKVMAAARAQLRREHGDVRWTRVMLETAEYRPASGQDGYGWEGQASFGGDINRFVVTSEGEGAGDELESAEIQALYSRAIGPYFNLQAGVRHDFEPGPSLSYATIGVDGLAPYWFEVSGALFLSEDGDLSARLEGSYDLRLTQKLILEPRAELDIAAQDVSRLNIGSGLSSGEFGLRLRYAFRPEIAPYVGVLHERKFGDTADLARAHGEDARSTRMVIGLRAWF, from the coding sequence ATGAAGCATCTGCTCCTGCTCACCGCCTTTATCGCCGAGCCGGTCATGGCCCAGAGCGATCCGCACGCCGGTCACGTGATGACCCCGGCGCCGGTGGCGCCTGCGGAACCGCATGCGGGTCACAGCGATGTCGGCCACGACGCGCCGCCCTGGGCCGCCTCCGACCCCCATGCCGGGCACGACATGTCCGAACCGGCCCAGCCGGCTCCGGATCCTCACGCCGGGCACGACATGGGCTCGCCGCCCGCCGACCCTCACGCTGGACACTCGATGCCGGCGGCTGATCCCCACGCCGCCCATATGATTGCGCCGCCGCCTGCGACCGAGCCAGCGCCGCCGCCACCGACCGACTTCGCCGCCGAGCGCTTCTATGATCCCAAGGTGATGGCCGCCGCCCGCGCCCAGCTTCGGCGAGAGCATGGCGACGTGCGCTGGACCAGGGTCATGCTGGAGACCGCCGAGTATCGACCGGCGAGCGGCCAGGACGGCTATGGCTGGGAGGGGCAGGCCTCGTTCGGCGGCGACATCAACCGCTTCGTGGTTACGTCGGAAGGCGAGGGGGCCGGCGATGAACTGGAGAGCGCCGAGATCCAGGCGCTCTATTCGCGCGCCATCGGCCCGTACTTCAACCTTCAGGCCGGCGTCCGGCACGACTTCGAACCCGGGCCGTCGTTGAGCTACGCCACCATCGGCGTCGACGGCCTCGCACCCTACTGGTTCGAGGTGAGCGGCGCCCTGTTCCTGTCCGAGGACGGCGACCTGTCGGCGCGGCTGGAAGGCTCTTACGACCTTCGCCTGACCCAGAAGCTGATCCTGGAGCCGCGCGCCGAACTCGACATCGCCGCCCAGGACGTTTCGCGCCTCAACATCGGCTCGGGCCTCTCCAGCGGCGAGTTCGGCCTTCGCCTTCGCTACGCCTTCCGGCCGGAGATCGCGCCCTATGTCGGGGTGCTGCACGAACGCAAGTTCGGCGACACCGCAGACCTGGCGCGGGCCCATGGCGAGGACGCCCGATCAACACGCATGGTGATCGGGCTTCGCGCCTGGTTCTAA
- a CDS encoding RcnB family protein: protein MKRLLLTLAAAAAVIGPIAATASEAAAQDWGRRDRYERRDDRRDYRHDRREYRDDRRNYSRGYRDGYRSSGRWDRARHNGYYWNNRWYYGPPPSAYYGRPGFSVGYSSWRPGGYLPPYYREHRIYDYGRYGLRPPPRGYYWYRAGDDYLLAAVASGLIFDIITR, encoded by the coding sequence ATGAAACGTTTGCTGCTGACCCTCGCCGCCGCTGCGGCCGTGATCGGTCCGATCGCCGCGACGGCTTCGGAAGCCGCCGCCCAGGATTGGGGCCGCCGCGACCGCTATGAGCGCCGCGACGACCGTCGGGACTATCGCCACGACCGCCGCGAATACCGTGACGACCGCCGCAATTACAGCCGCGGCTATCGCGACGGGTACAGGTCCAGCGGACGTTGGGACCGCGCCCGCCACAACGGCTACTACTGGAACAACCGCTGGTACTACGGCCCGCCCCCGTCGGCCTATTACGGCCGCCCCGGCTTCAGCGTCGGCTATTCGTCCTGGCGTCCGGGCGGCTACCTGCCGCCGTACTACCGCGAGCACCGCATCTACGACTATGGCCGCTATGGCCTGCGTCCGCCACCGCGGGGCTACTACTGGTACCGCGCTGGCGACGACTACCTGCTGGCCGCCGTCGCTTCGGGCCTGATCTTCGACATCATCACCCGGTAG